One genomic window of Haloarchaeobius salinus includes the following:
- a CDS encoding AAA family ATPase, whose translation MSDTGAEIAFGNVDGLLDRFVEVWDAGGYEEEADSSVGWETWKWTYQQHLHDEFVTDHDVTALSAGDIPVLIEVLDESVAIDAKIPVYMLGGGQNGGVAWQEFKDISADDPEATAELLSFFLNPDEDIVERLDQFREYYAEVEDETAPGSLLALGTCLLMFVHPDQYIHYKWKEMRNFFREFADYKVNQGFDAQQYRELNEACRELLVQLQGRVEDPSMLHVQTMIWSWGDLLSSNEIDLEALAEVSDDVAFYWVNQTHDEELEGEYLRSTDTKWQRDLTVLEPGDVVFHYANGEIRACSVVETEAYRDDFDDEQHFFVDVSTERLPEPVSLDEVRDGLLDPEIRQEKTRYPLSENGDVIQAYLCHLTPEAGAYLLDVAGVELPEREGNTQYFWVNAEATDWHHEGGESFYQVTSPAGETRRNQDAYRAAKPGDLAVVYQISPVKQVVGRAHVVRGLHEEPTEAGDADTGQGITVQWDESLDGASWRDVKSDAELEGSRLVDSDNSFVITELTEREYERVLELCEVTRYEEFAEELEVRDSEVTVTQGRLHFPDTEWERIQTRVEQALTNGNHVLLFGPPGTGKTKLARQVCEGTVGSDEYELVTASADWSTFDTVGGYQTTTQNTLEFEPGVVLDRFHRDESGTPANEWLIIDELNRADIDKAFGSLFSALTGESVTLPFDDSDGAPIQIFDASRRHEEIGANRFYIPEDWRMLATMNTLDKTSLYEMSYAFMRRWAFVPVGIPELPARDDGDDSELEALVADYVAVWAANGDVPEAEHHYEPVGRIWRAVNEERAIGPAIVEDIYEYVAVAPSMDAADYVSPIIMYVFPQLEGLRRNELERLLGRLDAIVDDEAGELWTVARDFFQVDLQRSGGE comes from the coding sequence ATGAGTGATACTGGTGCCGAAATCGCCTTCGGGAACGTAGATGGTCTTCTTGATCGCTTTGTCGAGGTGTGGGACGCTGGCGGGTACGAGGAAGAAGCCGACTCGTCGGTTGGGTGGGAGACGTGGAAGTGGACGTACCAGCAGCACCTGCACGACGAGTTCGTAACTGATCACGACGTCACTGCGTTGTCGGCGGGGGACATCCCGGTACTGATTGAGGTGCTCGATGAGTCGGTTGCAATCGATGCGAAGATCCCGGTGTATATGCTCGGTGGCGGTCAGAATGGAGGGGTCGCGTGGCAGGAGTTCAAGGATATTTCCGCGGACGATCCGGAGGCGACTGCTGAGTTACTCTCATTTTTCCTCAACCCGGATGAGGATATTGTCGAACGGTTAGATCAGTTCCGTGAATATTACGCCGAGGTTGAGGATGAGACTGCCCCGGGGTCGCTTCTTGCCCTCGGTACGTGCTTGCTGATGTTCGTCCACCCAGACCAGTATATTCACTATAAGTGGAAGGAGATGCGGAATTTCTTCCGAGAGTTCGCGGACTATAAGGTGAATCAAGGGTTTGACGCGCAGCAGTATCGGGAACTGAATGAGGCGTGTCGGGAACTCTTAGTGCAGCTGCAGGGCCGAGTGGAGGATCCGTCGATGCTCCACGTCCAGACGATGATCTGGAGTTGGGGGGACCTGCTCTCCTCGAACGAAATCGATCTAGAGGCGTTAGCGGAGGTGTCGGACGACGTCGCATTCTACTGGGTGAATCAGACGCACGACGAGGAGTTGGAAGGAGAGTATCTCCGCTCGACGGATACGAAGTGGCAGCGTGACCTCACGGTGTTGGAGCCGGGCGATGTCGTGTTCCACTACGCCAACGGGGAGATCCGTGCGTGCTCGGTCGTCGAGACGGAAGCGTATCGAGACGACTTCGACGACGAGCAGCATTTCTTCGTTGATGTGTCGACAGAGCGACTCCCAGAGCCGGTCTCGCTGGACGAGGTGCGGGATGGGTTATTGGATCCGGAGATTCGTCAGGAGAAGACCCGGTACCCGTTGAGTGAGAATGGAGACGTGATCCAGGCGTATCTGTGTCACTTGACTCCGGAAGCGGGTGCATATTTACTCGACGTCGCTGGGGTAGAGCTACCGGAGCGTGAGGGGAATACGCAGTACTTCTGGGTGAATGCTGAGGCGACTGATTGGCATCACGAAGGTGGTGAGTCGTTTTACCAGGTGACGAGTCCAGCAGGGGAAACGCGGCGGAATCAAGACGCGTACCGAGCTGCGAAGCCGGGTGATTTAGCAGTCGTGTATCAGATTTCGCCGGTGAAGCAAGTCGTTGGGCGAGCGCACGTGGTGCGTGGGTTGCACGAAGAGCCTACGGAAGCGGGTGACGCGGATACCGGCCAGGGGATCACGGTCCAGTGGGACGAGTCGCTAGACGGTGCGAGTTGGCGTGATGTGAAGTCGGACGCCGAGTTGGAGGGGAGCCGGCTCGTCGATTCTGATAATAGCTTCGTGATCACGGAGCTCACCGAGCGTGAGTACGAGCGGGTGCTGGAGTTATGCGAGGTGACGCGGTACGAGGAGTTCGCGGAGGAGCTTGAAGTCCGGGACTCGGAGGTCACGGTTACCCAGGGACGACTGCATTTCCCGGACACGGAGTGGGAGCGGATACAGACACGGGTCGAGCAGGCATTGACGAACGGGAACCACGTCTTGTTGTTCGGGCCACCGGGGACGGGGAAGACGAAACTGGCGCGGCAAGTATGTGAGGGGACTGTCGGGAGTGATGAGTACGAGCTCGTGACGGCGTCGGCTGATTGGTCGACGTTCGATACGGTGGGCGGGTATCAGACGACGACGCAGAACACGTTGGAATTTGAGCCCGGTGTCGTGCTGGATCGGTTCCACCGTGACGAGAGCGGAACACCAGCGAATGAGTGGTTGATTATCGACGAGCTCAATCGGGCGGATATCGACAAGGCGTTCGGCTCGTTATTCTCGGCGTTGACCGGGGAGAGCGTCACCCTTCCGTTCGATGACTCCGACGGTGCGCCGATCCAGATTTTCGACGCGTCGCGGCGTCACGAAGAAATCGGGGCGAACCGGTTCTACATTCCGGAGGACTGGCGGATGCTGGCGACGATGAATACGCTCGATAAGACGTCACTGTACGAGATGAGTTACGCGTTCATGCGGCGCTGGGCGTTCGTCCCGGTCGGGATACCCGAACTCCCTGCCCGCGACGATGGTGATGACTCTGAACTGGAGGCACTCGTCGCGGACTATGTCGCAGTGTGGGCAGCGAATGGAGATGTGCCGGAAGCAGAGCATCACTACGAACCGGTGGGGCGAATCTGGCGCGCGGTGAACGAAGAGCGAGCAATTGGACCGGCTATCGTGGAGGATATTTACGAATACGTCGCGGTTGCTCCGTCGATGGACGCTGCGGATTACGTGTCGCCGATCATCATGTACGTGTTCCCGCAACTAGAGGGATTGCGGCGGAACGAGTTAGAGCGCCTACTCGGGAGGCTTGACGCGATTGTCGACGACGAGGCGGGTGAGTTGTGGACCGTCGCACGTGACTTCTTCCAGGTTGACCTGCAGCGGAGCGGGGGCGAGTAA